A single window of Chlamydiales bacterium DNA harbors:
- a CDS encoding amino acid ABC transporter substrate-binding protein: MQRIRFSLLLFISLVAFVCGCSGGFNGREWKIAIDESWYPLNLMGRDKQVIGFTTDLLQEVSALQRIRIVRVQENWNNLLSHLQQKQYEGMLSSMYPYTFYEKQYDFSKPFLLTGPVLVLPFSSKETSLKAFSGKEIAVVTGSHNSLIVEKYPGVIIRNYESIPDAFNDIVAGVIDGAVVDVLPATAYCQDLFQNQLKVASAPMNDQGLRLVTLHDQSPELIESFNSALEKLRASGKYAELSRKWGLPPQ, from the coding sequence ATGCAAAGAATTCGATTTTCGCTCCTCCTCTTTATCTCTCTTGTAGCATTCGTCTGCGGCTGCTCCGGCGGCTTCAATGGCAGAGAGTGGAAAATTGCAATCGATGAGAGCTGGTATCCGCTTAATCTGATGGGAAGAGATAAACAGGTCATCGGCTTCACCACGGATCTTTTGCAAGAGGTTTCGGCCCTGCAACGAATCAGAATCGTCAGAGTACAAGAGAACTGGAATAACCTACTCTCTCACCTACAGCAGAAACAGTATGAGGGGATGCTCTCTTCGATGTACCCCTATACTTTTTATGAAAAACAGTACGACTTCTCCAAGCCCTTTCTCCTCACTGGGCCTGTTCTAGTCCTCCCTTTCTCCTCAAAAGAGACCTCATTGAAAGCTTTTTCAGGTAAAGAGATCGCTGTCGTCACAGGCTCTCACAACTCTCTTATCGTGGAGAAGTACCCCGGGGTTATCATCCGCAATTATGAATCGATCCCAGATGCGTTTAACGACATCGTAGCAGGCGTCATCGATGGTGCCGTGGTCGATGTTCTCCCTGCCACAGCCTATTGTCAGGATCTCTTTCAGAATCAACTAAAAGTTGCCAGCGCTCCCATGAACGACCAGGGGCTTCGTCTAGTAACTCTGCACGACCAGTCTCCCGAACTCATCGAGTCGTTCAACTCCGCTCTCGAAAAACTGCGAGCAAGCGGAAAATACGCAGAGCTCTCCCGCAAATGGGGCCTCCCCCCTCAATAA
- the glgP gene encoding glycogen/starch/alpha-glucan family phosphorylase translates to MDANLDYQAEMLASKIKHYLITTMGVTIDEANNEEFYRAFALTLREEIMINWTAASHTFRNKHARILFYLCMEYMPGRLMGNNITNIHAMDLMQLVMKKMNRRLETELAMEPDPGLGNGGLGRLASCLLDSLSSQQYPAMGYGLRYQYGIFDQEVWDGVQVERPDNWLLHENPWEFRRDDHAVSVNYTGRMVPAVNKKGVEVFDLVDYEEVRALSYDVPIIGYKETSDFMVLTLRLWTTKESPRNFLLQRFNAGQLDQAAENSILTDVLYPNDNNEVGKRIRLKQEFLLASASIHDIIKHHLKHNPDLSNFGDKVRIQINDTHPALVIAELTRLLVKDHDFGWGEAWETVRSCCSYTNHTILREALEEWNQNRLHYLLPRQYQIIERLNLEFCNAVRKRFPGDEERVRRMSIIEGGQVRMANLAIYGSHRVNGVAALHTEILKSTIFRDFYEMFPDKFVNVTNGVTHRRWLVHANPKLAEFICKRIGKGWICDFPLIRDLSKFANDAESQKEFLAIKRENKRALIKYLIEGDPIRDFRGMPVGHFSVLEEDALFDVQVKRMHEYKRQLMNVLHVLMVYHELKANPSARRVKRMVILAGKAAPGYEMAKNVIHLVYCVARKINVDPATCHMLKLAFIENYNVSRAELIIPAADLSEQISTAGMEASGTGNMKLAINGALTIGTEDGANIEMHAEVSDKWWPFSFGQSANQNAELREKKSYNPAEIYMHNPLIKQAVDSLYDHSFAENESEHLALSSIYHSLVERQGADPGDRYLVLADLASYYETQKKVEALYEKPESWAEFAIHNIASMGKFSSDESISNYAKLVWGLEKCPIDTQELEKVRGDYSEHDKCRIFPPNGKRAVG, encoded by the coding sequence ATGGACGCTAATCTGGATTATCAGGCGGAGATGCTGGCGAGCAAGATCAAACACTATCTGATTACGACGATGGGTGTGACGATCGATGAGGCGAATAATGAGGAGTTCTACCGCGCTTTTGCACTGACTTTGCGAGAAGAGATCATGATCAACTGGACGGCGGCCTCGCACACATTCAGAAACAAGCATGCGCGTATTCTCTTCTATCTCTGCATGGAGTACATGCCAGGTCGTCTCATGGGCAATAACATCACGAATATCCATGCGATGGATCTGATGCAGCTGGTGATGAAAAAGATGAACAGGAGGCTGGAGACGGAGCTGGCTATGGAGCCAGATCCTGGCCTCGGTAATGGTGGCCTGGGACGTCTCGCCTCTTGCCTACTCGACTCTCTCTCCAGCCAGCAGTATCCTGCGATGGGTTATGGCCTCCGGTATCAGTATGGAATTTTCGATCAGGAGGTCTGGGATGGCGTCCAGGTGGAGCGTCCGGACAACTGGCTGCTGCATGAAAATCCGTGGGAGTTCAGAAGAGATGATCACGCGGTTTCGGTTAACTACACGGGCAGGATGGTGCCAGCGGTCAATAAGAAGGGGGTAGAGGTCTTCGACCTCGTCGACTACGAAGAGGTGCGGGCACTCTCTTACGATGTGCCCATCATCGGATATAAAGAGACTTCCGACTTCATGGTGCTGACGCTACGCCTCTGGACGACGAAAGAGTCGCCGCGCAACTTTCTTCTGCAGCGCTTCAATGCCGGACAATTAGACCAAGCTGCAGAGAACTCGATTCTGACCGACGTGCTCTATCCAAACGACAATAACGAAGTTGGAAAACGGATCCGTCTGAAGCAGGAGTTTCTACTCGCCTCCGCTTCGATCCACGACATTATCAAGCACCATCTTAAACACAATCCAGATCTCTCGAACTTCGGGGATAAGGTGCGCATTCAGATCAACGACACGCACCCGGCTCTTGTGATCGCAGAGCTCACGCGCCTACTTGTAAAGGATCACGATTTTGGATGGGGTGAGGCTTGGGAGACTGTAAGGTCCTGCTGCAGCTACACCAATCACACAATTCTTAGAGAGGCACTTGAGGAGTGGAACCAGAATCGTCTCCACTACCTTCTCCCGCGTCAATACCAGATTATCGAGAGGCTGAACCTAGAGTTTTGCAACGCAGTAAGAAAGCGCTTTCCAGGAGATGAAGAGAGAGTGCGTCGCATGTCGATCATTGAGGGCGGGCAGGTGCGCATGGCAAATCTTGCGATCTACGGATCGCATCGCGTGAATGGCGTTGCAGCGCTTCATACGGAGATATTAAAGAGCACGATCTTCAGGGATTTCTATGAGATGTTCCCCGATAAGTTTGTCAATGTGACAAATGGAGTCACTCATAGACGCTGGCTCGTGCACGCCAACCCGAAACTTGCGGAATTCATCTGCAAACGCATTGGAAAAGGGTGGATCTGCGACTTTCCGCTGATTCGAGATCTCTCAAAATTTGCCAATGATGCAGAGAGCCAGAAAGAGTTCCTCGCCATTAAAAGAGAGAATAAGAGAGCCTTAATCAAGTATCTAATCGAAGGCGATCCGATTCGCGACTTCAGAGGGATGCCAGTAGGTCACTTTAGCGTGCTTGAAGAGGATGCTCTTTTCGATGTGCAGGTGAAGAGAATGCACGAGTATAAGCGCCAGCTCATGAACGTGCTTCACGTGCTTATGGTCTATCACGAGCTGAAAGCTAACCCTTCTGCACGCAGAGTCAAACGGATGGTAATTTTAGCAGGGAAGGCGGCTCCAGGGTATGAGATGGCTAAGAATGTTATCCATCTAGTCTATTGTGTGGCGCGAAAGATCAATGTGGATCCGGCTACGTGCCATATGCTCAAACTCGCCTTTATTGAAAATTATAACGTCTCACGTGCTGAGCTTATCATTCCAGCTGCAGATCTTTCGGAGCAGATCTCAACGGCCGGGATGGAGGCGTCTGGAACGGGCAACATGAAGCTTGCGATCAATGGGGCGCTTACGATCGGAACAGAGGATGGCGCAAACATAGAGATGCATGCAGAGGTCTCAGATAAGTGGTGGCCTTTCAGCTTTGGACAGAGTGCAAATCAGAATGCGGAGCTTCGTGAGAAGAAGAGCTACAACCCCGCTGAAATCTACATGCACAACCCTTTGATCAAACAAGCTGTCGACTCCTTATACGACCACTCGTTTGCTGAAAATGAGTCTGAACATCTGGCTCTCTCTTCGATCTACCACTCGCTTGTCGAGCGTCAAGGTGCAGATCCTGGAGACCGCTACCTCGTTCTTGCCGATCTTGCCTCCTATTACGAGACGCAAAAAAAGGTCGAAGCGCTCTACGAGAAGCCAGAGAGCTGGGCCGAGTTTGCAATCCACAATATCGCATCGATGGGAAAGTTCTCTTCCGATGAGTCGATTTCGAATTATGCCAAACTCGTTTGGGGCCTCGAGAAGTGTCCGATTGACACGCAGGAGCTGGAGAAGGTGCGCGGAGATTATAGCGAACACGACAAGTGCCGCATCTTTCCTCCCAATGGCAAGCGCGCCGTTGGATAG
- a CDS encoding 2,3-bisphosphoglycerate-dependent phosphoglycerate mutase → MSKAKLVMMRHGQSEWNKLNLFTGWVDIPLSVEGIQEALDAGKKIAHIPFDVIFISSLVRAEMTAMLVMSVHDSKKVPRILHRGQGKLEEWAQIYSKEAEKTCTPVIAAWQLNERMYGRLQGMNKREMMDKYGEEQVKIWRRSFDVAPPEGESLAMTAARAIPYFKEMVVPYLEAGKNVFISAHGNSLRAIMMHLDGLTKEQVVELELPTGKPVIYNFHDHVWEKEPSVK, encoded by the coding sequence ATGTCGAAAGCAAAACTTGTCATGATGAGACACGGGCAGTCGGAGTGGAATAAGCTCAACCTTTTTACAGGATGGGTGGATATCCCTCTGAGTGTTGAAGGAATCCAGGAAGCGCTAGATGCGGGAAAAAAGATTGCGCACATTCCGTTCGACGTTATCTTCATCTCCTCTCTTGTGCGCGCGGAAATGACAGCCATGCTCGTAATGAGCGTTCATGATTCGAAGAAAGTTCCACGTATTCTCCACCGGGGTCAAGGCAAACTCGAAGAGTGGGCCCAGATCTATAGCAAAGAAGCTGAAAAGACGTGCACTCCTGTGATTGCCGCATGGCAGCTCAATGAGAGAATGTATGGACGCCTGCAAGGTATGAACAAGCGCGAGATGATGGACAAATACGGAGAAGAGCAGGTCAAGATCTGGAGACGCAGTTTTGACGTTGCCCCGCCTGAAGGCGAGAGCCTGGCGATGACGGCAGCGCGTGCTATACCCTATTTTAAAGAGATGGTCGTTCCCTATCTCGAAGCGGGTAAAAATGTATTTATCTCCGCCCATGGAAACTCTCTGCGTGCAATCATGATGCATCTCGATGGTCTAACGAAAGAACAGGTCGTAGAGCTGGAGCTTCCTACCGGTAAGCCTGTGATCTACAACTTCCACGACCACGTGTGGGAAAAAGAGCCTTCTGTAAAATGA
- a CDS encoding aminotransferase class V-fold PLP-dependent enzyme codes for MKRSAYLDNQTLSPPFPSVKERALSFQKEMWEAPHHGQPISALLASVYKKESQNICLRLGAAADDQFVFASSGEVAIQRLLLAVYLEVARETGRNHFLFAPGDLSEASGAKHLQKLGCTLKTTSLDSRGLLTPEALEAAIGPRTALVSLSWAHPFTGVIQPALDLSEVCKRKGVLLHLDASAVLGKLFFRFQDLQADFLTFEGRSLHAPEAAGLLLKKGVFASAIRDSDEESFAASIAALSHSQELLYDSIDHVCLETARLRAKLEEELARHLPDVAPLFSQSDRVPHISAIAFPGAHKEALLSLLQKDGIHAALGSPLLGELFQSSGVESSLAHTTLSFALSHETTEEQIDYALEKIVAAVRKLRTYSSKLISDYATAQ; via the coding sequence ATGAAGAGAAGCGCATATCTAGACAATCAGACACTTTCACCTCCTTTTCCGTCTGTGAAAGAGAGAGCTCTCTCATTTCAAAAAGAGATGTGGGAGGCGCCTCATCATGGACAGCCTATCAGCGCGCTTCTCGCTTCGGTTTATAAAAAAGAGTCTCAAAATATCTGCTTGCGACTAGGTGCGGCAGCGGATGATCAGTTTGTTTTTGCAAGCAGCGGAGAGGTGGCTATTCAGCGGCTCCTGCTAGCTGTGTATCTCGAAGTAGCACGAGAGACAGGGCGCAATCACTTTCTCTTTGCTCCAGGAGACCTTTCTGAAGCATCGGGAGCCAAACATCTACAAAAACTGGGCTGCACATTAAAAACTACCTCTCTCGACTCTCGCGGTCTGCTCACTCCGGAAGCACTGGAAGCTGCAATTGGACCTCGCACTGCTCTCGTTTCTCTCTCTTGGGCGCATCCTTTTACGGGTGTGATTCAGCCCGCTCTAGACTTAAGTGAGGTGTGCAAGAGGAAGGGGGTCCTTCTTCACCTCGATGCAAGCGCAGTGCTTGGCAAGCTCTTCTTTCGTTTTCAAGACCTCCAAGCCGATTTTCTCACTTTTGAGGGCAGATCCCTTCATGCTCCTGAAGCAGCCGGGCTGCTCTTAAAAAAAGGAGTCTTTGCTTCAGCAATCAGAGATAGTGATGAAGAGAGTTTTGCAGCTTCAATAGCCGCACTCTCTCACTCACAGGAGCTGCTCTACGACTCGATAGACCATGTCTGTTTAGAGACGGCTAGATTAAGAGCTAAGTTAGAAGAGGAGCTTGCAAGGCACCTTCCAGATGTCGCTCCGCTTTTTTCTCAGAGCGATCGAGTGCCGCATATTAGCGCAATCGCATTTCCGGGCGCTCATAAAGAAGCTCTTCTCTCTCTTCTGCAGAAAGATGGCATCCATGCAGCTCTAGGAAGTCCACTTCTTGGTGAGCTCTTTCAGAGCTCAGGAGTGGAGAGCTCGCTTGCGCATACGACGCTTAGTTTTGCGCTCTCCCACGAGACAACTGAAGAGCAGATCGACTATGCGCTTGAAAAAATTGTAGCTGCGGTTAGAAAGCTTCGCACCTACTCGTCAAAATTAATCAGTGACTATGCAACAGCTCAGTAA
- a CDS encoding inorganic phosphate transporter produces MEVESILRILVLAIGFYMAWNIGANDVSNAMGTSVGSGALTLRRAVILAAILEFCGAFFVGAPVTETMQKGLIDTTLFASQPLILILGMCAALLGTALWLQIASICGWPVSTTHAIVGAILGFGALVGGADAINWGETGSVAISWVLSPVLSGLFAFLLFNLLQKKILFTMNPTESTLKLFPLLIFFVFGTFTLSLIFNGLENLDLSLSFPEALGIALLVGLICATICYFILRRAAFPLAAEATVSRHLPQHVISLEKAVKHLQRVHVSSSHDTHEKVGTLLEEVKTLSQRLRKETSFAERASEYHVVEKLFGYLQIFSACFVAFAHGANDVANAIGPVAAVLDIIKNGVIPEVASVPTWLLAFGGLGIVIGLATFGWRVMETIGKKITELTPTRGFCAEFGAATTILLASKMGLPISTTHCLVGAVLGVGMARGFRALNMSTVREIILSWIVTIPASAIISILCFYILKFIFV; encoded by the coding sequence ATGGAAGTCGAATCGATTCTTAGAATCCTTGTTCTCGCCATCGGTTTTTACATGGCGTGGAATATCGGCGCAAATGATGTCTCCAATGCGATGGGAACATCAGTGGGGTCAGGAGCGCTGACGCTGCGTAGAGCCGTAATTCTCGCTGCTATTCTTGAATTTTGCGGTGCTTTTTTTGTAGGCGCTCCCGTAACGGAGACGATGCAAAAAGGGCTAATAGATACCACTCTCTTTGCCTCGCAGCCTTTAATTCTAATTCTTGGCATGTGTGCAGCCCTCTTGGGTACAGCCCTCTGGCTTCAGATCGCTTCGATATGCGGCTGGCCCGTCTCGACCACTCACGCAATTGTCGGAGCCATTCTGGGCTTTGGAGCTCTAGTAGGCGGAGCAGATGCGATCAACTGGGGAGAGACCGGTTCAGTCGCCATCAGCTGGGTGCTCTCACCAGTCTTAAGCGGGCTCTTCGCCTTCCTGCTTTTCAATCTTCTGCAGAAGAAAATTCTATTTACGATGAATCCGACGGAGTCGACACTCAAGCTCTTCCCCCTGCTCATCTTTTTCGTCTTCGGGACCTTCACTCTCAGCCTCATCTTCAATGGCCTCGAAAATTTAGACCTCAGCCTCTCCTTTCCTGAAGCCCTTGGAATCGCACTCCTCGTCGGCCTCATTTGCGCCACCATATGCTACTTCATTCTTAGAAGAGCTGCCTTCCCTCTCGCCGCTGAAGCGACCGTCTCAAGACATCTACCGCAGCATGTTATCAGCTTGGAAAAAGCGGTTAAACACTTGCAGCGCGTACACGTCTCTTCCTCCCACGATACGCACGAGAAAGTTGGAACGCTTCTGGAAGAGGTAAAGACTCTCTCTCAGAGATTACGCAAGGAGACCAGCTTTGCTGAAAGAGCCTCTGAATACCATGTTGTGGAAAAACTATTTGGTTACTTGCAGATCTTCAGCGCCTGCTTTGTCGCTTTCGCCCATGGAGCCAACGACGTAGCGAATGCGATCGGTCCCGTCGCTGCAGTTCTCGACATCATTAAAAATGGCGTCATCCCAGAAGTTGCTTCTGTGCCTACCTGGCTGCTGGCCTTTGGCGGTCTTGGTATTGTCATTGGTCTTGCCACCTTCGGCTGGCGCGTGATGGAGACAATTGGCAAGAAGATCACAGAGCTCACTCCAACACGCGGCTTCTGCGCTGAGTTTGGAGCAGCAACCACCATTCTACTCGCCTCAAAAATGGGCCTTCCGATCTCGACGACTCACTGCCTTGTAGGAGCGGTCCTTGGCGTCGGAATGGCGCGCGGTTTTCGCGCCCTAAACATGTCGACCGTCCGCGAGATCATCCTCTCCTGGATCGTAACAATCCCCGCCAGCGCCATCATCAGCATCCTCTGCTTCTACATCCTCAAATTCATCTTCGTCTAG
- a CDS encoding ferrochelatase — MEKNTLIVNFGGPRNLDEIESFLIELLTDEDVIRTPFPSFLQRSFFTRIAKKRTLKVKHDYEQIGGRSPIFEDTEAVAEAMRRMTGHRIATFHRYLLETHASSLQKIADFGARETLVFPMFPQFSYATTGSIARFFQKNLPEEQVAKLRWIKSYATHPAYIRAMQSCIREYLAEQKLAEKEVVLLFSAHGLPQKFVNRGDPYQQECVASFFAIAEAFPLAISNLSYQSKFGRGEWLRPYTDEVCESIRSWNQDRVHVVLIPLSFTSDHIETLFEIETLYLTKIREAGLKAYRCPALNQRPDWLAAIPQILHDGPHSENSPLIRQ; from the coding sequence ATGGAAAAAAATACTCTGATTGTGAATTTTGGTGGCCCGAGAAATCTCGATGAGATCGAGTCTTTTCTCATCGAGCTATTGACCGATGAAGATGTGATACGGACGCCCTTTCCCTCATTTTTGCAGAGGTCTTTTTTCACACGCATTGCAAAAAAAAGAACACTTAAAGTTAAGCACGACTATGAGCAGATAGGCGGGCGCTCTCCAATTTTTGAGGACACAGAGGCGGTTGCAGAGGCTATGCGGCGGATGACAGGTCACCGCATTGCGACTTTTCATCGCTATCTTCTTGAAACTCACGCCAGCTCTTTACAGAAGATTGCAGACTTTGGAGCAAGAGAGACCCTAGTTTTCCCCATGTTCCCACAATTTAGCTATGCCACTACCGGGAGTATTGCGCGCTTCTTTCAGAAGAATTTGCCTGAGGAACAGGTTGCAAAGCTGCGCTGGATTAAATCTTATGCGACCCATCCCGCTTATATTAGAGCGATGCAGAGCTGCATACGAGAGTATCTTGCCGAACAGAAGCTGGCTGAAAAAGAGGTGGTACTTCTCTTTTCTGCTCACGGACTTCCACAAAAATTTGTGAATAGGGGAGATCCCTACCAGCAGGAGTGCGTCGCCTCCTTTTTTGCAATTGCAGAGGCCTTTCCTCTAGCAATTTCTAACCTCTCTTACCAGTCCAAGTTTGGGAGAGGAGAGTGGCTTCGTCCTTATACTGACGAAGTTTGCGAGTCGATCAGATCATGGAATCAGGATAGAGTGCACGTGGTGTTAATCCCTCTCTCTTTCACTTCAGATCACATCGAAACTCTCTTTGAGATCGAGACCCTCTATCTGACGAAGATCCGCGAAGCGGGACTTAAGGCTTACCGCTGCCCCGCTCTCAACCAGCGTCCCGACTGGCTAGCGGCCATCCCCCAAATCCTCCATGACGGCCCCCACTCCGAAAACTCCCCCCTTATCAGGCAATGA
- a CDS encoding TIGR00153 family protein, giving the protein MLTIARLFGKSPFAPLQSHMNKVAGCVEKLSQVISSLSEISKGDLEKLVDELCKLEHEADLTKNDIRNHLPRSLFLPIDRGQFLEILSIQDSIADKAEDIGILLTLRPLVPFKNFKEEILALFQKSAVVFWDSKHIIEEIDELLESSFGGIEAEKVKEMVEQTAYKEHEVDLMQRGLMKQLFSSGDSLSAPDFHLWHKLIEEISGLSNLSEKLANRIRMVLELK; this is encoded by the coding sequence ATGCTCACAATAGCCAGACTTTTCGGAAAATCTCCTTTTGCTCCTCTACAGAGCCACATGAATAAGGTGGCTGGCTGCGTGGAGAAGCTCTCGCAAGTGATCTCCTCCCTTTCTGAGATCAGCAAAGGAGATCTCGAAAAGCTCGTGGACGAGCTATGCAAGTTAGAGCATGAGGCCGATCTAACAAAAAACGATATCCGCAACCACCTGCCGCGAAGCCTCTTCCTCCCGATCGACCGCGGTCAATTTCTTGAAATTCTATCGATCCAAGATAGCATCGCTGACAAAGCGGAAGACATCGGCATTCTCCTAACTCTGCGTCCACTGGTTCCATTTAAAAATTTCAAAGAAGAGATTCTTGCACTCTTTCAAAAAAGCGCGGTGGTCTTCTGGGATTCAAAACACATTATTGAAGAGATAGATGAGCTTCTCGAATCCTCATTTGGAGGCATTGAAGCGGAAAAAGTTAAGGAGATGGTCGAGCAGACTGCCTACAAAGAACACGAGGTCGATCTCATGCAAAGAGGGCTCATGAAACAGCTCTTTTCAAGTGGCGATTCGCTCTCGGCTCCCGATTTTCATCTATGGCATAAACTGATTGAAGAGATCTCTGGGCTCTCCAATCTCTCTGAAAAATTGGCAAACCGCATCCGGATGGTGCTAGAACTTAAGTAG
- a CDS encoding rRNA pseudouridine synthase has translation METKKRLSKALAAAGVASRRACEELIFAGKVKVNGKVVFVPQTLVSWEHDTIQVHGRLISNEEKKVYYILNKPTGYICSNARVGTKKIVTDLFEPLTHRLFTIGRLDRDTTGLILVTNDGHFSQKVIHPSSNVQKEYLVKVQEEIKHEHLETIGRGAEIEGTWVKPQRVTKVRRGTLKVVVLEGKKREVRYLVEKAGLQILSLERIRIGGLTLGRLALGAWRSLTEKEKEAIFQ, from the coding sequence ATGGAAACAAAAAAACGTCTAAGTAAGGCGCTTGCTGCTGCAGGTGTCGCCTCAAGAAGAGCTTGTGAAGAGCTCATCTTCGCCGGAAAAGTGAAGGTAAATGGAAAGGTGGTCTTCGTTCCCCAAACTCTTGTCTCTTGGGAGCACGACACCATTCAGGTGCATGGAAGGCTGATTTCGAACGAAGAAAAAAAAGTCTATTATATTCTTAATAAGCCTACGGGATACATCTGCTCGAACGCCCGTGTAGGCACAAAAAAAATTGTCACAGATTTATTTGAGCCTCTCACACACCGCCTCTTCACAATTGGCCGTCTCGATAGAGACACAACAGGACTTATACTTGTTACCAACGATGGCCACTTTTCTCAGAAAGTGATCCACCCCTCATCGAACGTTCAGAAAGAGTATCTCGTAAAAGTTCAAGAAGAGATTAAACACGAGCATCTTGAAACAATTGGACGCGGAGCTGAAATAGAAGGCACTTGGGTAAAACCTCAGCGTGTTACCAAAGTTCGCCGCGGCACCTTAAAAGTCGTCGTCCTCGAAGGAAAAAAGAGAGAAGTTCGCTATCTAGTAGAAAAAGCAGGATTGCAGATTCTCTCCCTCGAACGCATCCGTATCGGCGGCCTCACACTCGGACGTCTCGCCCTCGGCGCCTGGCGCTCCCTCACCGAAAAAGAGAAAGAAGCCATCTTCCAATAG